The Silene latifolia isolate original U9 population chromosome Y, ASM4854445v1, whole genome shotgun sequence sequence AACGGGGTTTATTATACGGGTCGATTTACAAATATAGTCACTTTTCCATTAAGGCTCGAACCTTTGGCGAGCACCACGGCCAAGTTGTTCTTCAACAGCTTCATTTTCTTGGCCCAAATTTTCAATGTCATGAATTAATTCACTACTCCCAGTAGTTTGCTCTTCTTGATTTTTATTTAATTCCTCACCTTGAACTCCCTGATCCTCATCAACATAAGCATCATCATTTCCTGAATTGGCGTCAATATTCGGATTTTCGAAGTCATCATAGGATTGTTCCGAGTTGCCGAAATTAGCAGGGGATTGTGACTGTATTGTATCCGAATGACCATTTACAAAATATGGGAACACATGCTCATAAAAGACAACATCCCTTGACACAAAAGATATCTTACGTTTCAAATCGTATACTTTCCACCCCTTTTTACTTTGTGGGTATCCAATAAAAATACATCGTTTGCCTCTTTCGTTAAATTTGTCTCGTGGTTTGTCTTTGTTGTGAGCATAGCATAAACTACCAAAGACCCGTATATTATCAAGTTTTGGTTTTTCTCCATACATAACTTCATAGGGTGTTAGGCCATTTAGAACTCGAGTGGGAGTTCGATTAATGAGATACGTAGCAGTCAACACACAATCCCCCCAAAATTCCATCGGTAGATTTGCTTCAAATCGGAGAGCTCTAGATTTCTCTAAAATGTGTCTGTGTTTTCTCTCTACTCTCCCATTCTGCTGTGGAGTGTCAATGTTACTGGTTTGAAATATTATCCCACATTCATTATAATATTCTTTCATGGTTCCTGACAAAAATTCGGTTCCATTATCACTTTGAACTACTTTAACTTGTTTCCCGAACTGTGTCTTAACCATTTTGCAAAAATTAATCATCAAGTGACTTACTTCTCCTCGATCTCTCATTAGAAAAGCCCATACTCCTCTACTTCGATCATCCAAAATGGTTAAGAAATAATGTGCTCTAGTTAGACTCTCAGCATGATAAGGACCCCAAATATCGCAATGAATGAGAGAAAATAAATCACTATTACGTTTATTATTCAACTTAAAAACCGAACGTGTTTGTTTGGCTCGACAACAAGAATCACAAACTTCACTAGAGTTCCAAAATAAATCACACCCAATTAAAGgcgaaaaagaaaataaaatactgCTTGAAGGATGGCCGAGTCGTCTATGCCAGAGGCGTGTATCACCGTTGGTACTCGTTCTTGCCACAGTGTCTTCTCGATCAATCTTCAAGTAATAAACCCCATCCTTGAGCTCACCCTGTCCAATCTTCATCCTCGTAGACTGGTCCTGTATAACACAATAGTTAGGATTGAATGTCACAACGCAATTATTTTCCCTAATCAATTGTTGTACAGAAATTAAGTCGCAAGTCAAGGATGGAACGAATAACACATCGGATAAAATAagatttttgtttatttttacgCTGCCATATTCATGCGCTATTATATGTGAACCATTCGGCATTCCTAATGTGGACGGTCTACCAATGACTCGTTGTTAGAGCAGCTCGCGTCGACCTGTCATATGGTGGGATGCCCCACTATCGATCATCCAATTACCAACACACATACCTGATGATTTTTTGTTTTGACTACCTCCTGCCTTTCCTGCTAAGAGGCTTCGAACACGGCTTATTTATTCAGTTGTTAAGTCATTGCGTTGGCCATCCCCGTCACTTGTAGATGCAGCATTAGCACTTTGGTAGTCATTGCCTCGACCACCACCACGACCTTGTCCACGGCCTCCTCTTCTTCCACGGCCTCGGCCTCTAGAGGGATACCCGTGTTTGACGAAACACTTGTCCTCTGTGTGCCATGGCTTCTTGCAGAACGTGCACCGTGGTGGTTTCACTTCCTCCTGTTCATCGCCTGTATTACCCACGGTGGTTTGAACGGCCATTGCTGCTTCGATCACCTCTTCCTTACCCTTTGTGACAGCTTTATGCCTTTCCTCGCGCAAGACCAGGGCATATGCTCTACTTAGGGAAGTCACGTCATCCTCCATGAGCAGGTTCGAGTGAATGTGTCCGTATTTAACCATGTCAAGACCCATCAGAAATTGATGGACCTTCTCTTCTTCACGTTCCTTGGTGAAGAACGTTGCTGCTCCACATGTACAATTCGGCGTTTTACTGTAATTACCCAACTCATCCCATATCGATTTGAGTCGAGTATAATAATCGATAACTGACTGATCCTTGCCTTGCTTGCACTCGTTAAGTTCAGCCTTCAATTGATGAACCCTCGGTGCATTGCCAGCCGAAAATCTCTCCTTCAATTCCTTCCATATTTCAGGCACCGTACCGGAAAAGGTGATGCTTGAATGAAGTCGTATCTCAATGGCGTTTCTCAGCCATGCTTTTACCATGGCGTTGCATTGACGCCATGCTACGGCTTCGAGGGTTTCTTCTTCTCCGGGTAAGGTTTCTGGTCTTGCAACAGTTCCTTGGACAAAAGCCAACTTATTTTTGGCGTCAAGACCATTGCGGATTGCGTCGGCCCAAAGTTCATAATTATCACCATCAAACTTGATTTGTGTTAATGACAAGGCAGGACTATCTGACGGATGGAGGTACAAAGGGGAAGACGGCAAGATTGTGTCGATTTTCTTGCCACTGCCGCTGCTTCCTTTACTGTCTCCTTGAATAATAGGTCCTGTCATTGCTTCGTTGTTGTGTAATTATTTGTTGtgatgaaaaaagaaaaaggatGGTGAATTAATTGAAACTCAGGATCGATAATTACTGCTCAGATGCCATAAATAAACGTAAGATAGGGTGAAGGGTTTTTTGTATTGATTGAACAAATATACAACGTACATGAGTATGACTTATATACACCCTAAACAAATCTCCAAAATATTATTTACCTATTCTAAGGCCTAGAAATAAGGTAACCGTATCACAATAACTTACAAAGCAATTAAAGAATATACGGAAAATATTATGTACTTCGTAATATCTTCTCAATAGTATCGACATATACGGATATCTACATTATGTCTCCAACGTACaaatgattttcgaaattttttttggcTATTTAACTTTGTAGATCTAATGTTTCGTAATTACTAATATTGTTACACTTATTTGTAATCTATATTTTAGAAAGAAATTGTTTATACTTCTTAAAACAAATCATATTAAGAAATGATATGTTCATTTTTATAATGCTTTATGCCTTTGTGCTCCAAACTTACCAGTATATCCTAATCTTAAACTAATACTTTCGCTTTGTGCCTTTGTTGAACAATTGGCCCAATTTAACTAAACCTAAAACTTACACTTTCGCATTACCCATGCCCAACCTAAGAGTCTAGAACCCTTTTCAGCTCTTCAGCCTTTCTATATGATGATGAGTTTATGACTTTACCCTCTAATAATTACATGTTCACATTCAAATATTTACCCTATCCTAATTTCATTTCACCCTGTACTCCCTCCACCTTCCCCAATCTTCGCCCATTCACACCCCCTTCGTCCTCGGTCTTCCATCCCAACAAATGCCATTTCCCCAATTTTATTCTAGCCTTAAATTCATTTTACCCTATACCCTACTCTTATAAATTAAGATCTGACGAATCCGGCGAAAAAAACATGTATTTTCAAAGGATAAACTTCTACCTTTTTTTTCTAAAAAGAAAAATCAAAGTTTCAAATGTCGATTGTGTTTTTAATTTGAAATAACTAAGCTTTCTCttggttagttttttttttcaattttgtatcctaaaaatttcttcaacttttttttttcttttaatacAAATTGATTTTACAGTTTTTGACTTAATATTTATTCACTTTCAATTTGTTATGAAGTCAACAAAAATAATAAATGATAATACAGTGGGTACAAGAATTGTAATACTTTCAATTGCTACCTAAATAAATAGGTGGGTATGAGAAACCGAAAATGAATTTGTCTCGTTCTCTCTCTCATATGCAATCATTTATAAATTTTACCTATATTTTTCGATTTCAATAAAAACAAATTTATGTGAGGTTTTTTGGCTATATTTTTTGGGTTCAATAATTTTATATTTTTTAGCTAAATATTTCAGATTTTTTTCCGATGTAACTAATTTTAacaattgatttttttttctattaATTTGAAATCTCGAAAATTTCCTGAAAATTTTCCACCAAGATGATGGTTTTCTTttatttataagttttgttaATGTGCTACCATTGAATTTAATTATtgtcatcttttttcattttttcaaatctgcaattttttttttttttggtgcaaacTATCCGGTGTAGTCCGGCTTATAAGTCGTTTTTTACATATATTTAAATCACATTTCTTAACCCCTTTTTGTCGTACACTGCTGAACTTTTTTTGTGATATTGATGGTTGCAAATTATTCCATATTATTGtaaattgtaatttattgtgaagAAAATGTTGATAAACACCTTGTTGTAGTTGAGTATTAAAAAAATTGAGTCGGTAAAGAAATGGTGAAAGTAGAACGTGGGGTTATAGGGAGAGCCATCtatttaaaagaaataaaataatgaATTTTCAACCACAGGCTGACACCTCAGCTCTGTGGTTGTTGGTTTAATAGATATGCATCATCCAGGTGGTAGATAGTGGATAATTTGGGTTCCTCAATTGTTTAGTGTCCAACTTATTTCTAGCAATGATCAACATATAACTGTGGAAGTTGCTGATACCAGTTCTGGGGATAGCTTTTGGTATACTGTTGTGTATGGGTCCAATTCTGATATAGAAAGAATTAGACTGTGGGAGCATCTTACTCAGCTTAAGGATCAGTGCTCTAAACCTTAGTGTCTTTGTGGTGACTTCAACTCTGTGTTGCACTATAATGAAATATTGGGTAGTTAAGTGCTTTGGAATGAAATTAGGGATTTCAGGCAGTGTGTGGATTATTGTGAGGTGACTGATATTCAAGCCCATGTGACTTTTTTTTAATGGAACAATAAACAAGATCCTACCACTCAAGTATTTTCCAGGATTGATAGATGCCTTATTAACATAGAATGGCTGCTCTTACCCTGAAAGTTCAGCTTATTTCATGAATGAGGGCAATTTTGATCACTGTCCTTGTATTTGCTACAGAAGGAATGAGGTATCTGTTAGGCATACTTCCTTTAAGTATTTCAATATGTAGAGTTTGGACCCTAGTTATAAAGAGGTGGTTGCCAAAGAATGGCATAAACATATTTTAGGGGTCAAAATGTATCAAGTAGTCACAAAGCTCAAAAATCTGAAGATGCCTTTGAGGGAATTAAATAAAAATAGGTTCTCTGATATAGAAAAGAGTGCTGAAGTTGCTAGATCTCTGTTGGATAGATTGCAAACCCAGATGCATATTAATCCTCAGGACCATCAACTTTTGGCTGCTGAACAGGAAGCAACAGAGAACTATAGAACCTTAAGCAAGGCAAAAACAAGCTATTTACAACAAAAAGCTAGGTGGACTAGTTAATGAATGGAAAATACAAATTTTTATCATAGTAGGATCAAAGCCAGACAAATCCACAATAAGGTTTCCCAAATCACTGATGGTAATGGAGTAAACCACCAGGATCCTTTGGCAATTGAGCAAGCTTTCTTGAACTACTATAATGAGCTTCTGGGATCTAGCAATCTGACTACTAAGATTCATAAACCTACAGTGAGGACTGGTAATCTACTCAGTGATCAACATTCTCAAATCTTGCTTAGGCCAGTGACTGATAATTAAATTAAGCTGAGCATTTTCTCTATTCCTGCTTCTAAAAGCCCTGGGCCTGATCGGTAAACAAGCAAATTTTATAGAGATTCCTAGGATATTGTGGGTCAGGATGTGTGTGCTACTGTGAAAGATTTCTTCCAAACAGGTCAACTATTGAAGTAACTCAACACTACAAACATTACTTTGATACCAAAAGTTAGTAATCCTAAAACTGTGATGGAGTTTAGACCAATAGCATGTTGTAACACATTGTATAAGTGTATTGCTAAACTGTTGTGCAACAGACTGGGGGAAGTCTTACCTGACATAGTGAGCATCAATCAAGGGGGGTTTGTTAAAGGGAGAAATATTGTGGAGAATGTACTCATTTGTCAAGACATTGTCAGATTATACAACAGATAATCTACCTCTCCAAGATGTCTTGTAAAGATAGATCTGAAAAAAGCATATGACAGTGTGGAGTGGGAGTTTTTGCATCAGATGATGAAAGCTCTAAACTTTCCAAGTCAATTCATCAACTGGATTATGAAATGTGTTTCATCCCCATCTTACTCTTTATCCTTAAATGGGAAGTCCTTTGGTTTCTTTAAAGGCAAGAGAGGGCTTAGACAAGGAGACCGTTTGTCCCCTCTCTTGTTTACCCTTTGTATAGATTACTTGCCAAGGATATTGGTTGTGGTTGGACAACAAGACAATTTCAGGTTCCATCCCCTTTGTGGGCACCTGAGGTTAAACCATCTATTATTTGCAGATGACCTCCTTATATTCTCTAAAGGTAATGCTATGTCAATCATGTGGCTGCTAAGGGCTTTTGCCGCTTTTTCAGCTGCCTCTGGTCTATGCCTCAATAAAGACAAAACTGAGATCTATTTTAATGGGGGTAAGGACTGACACTGTGGATGAGGTGCTCCAAATATCTGGGTTTAAGAAGGGTTCCCTACCATTTAAATACCTAAGGATTCCAATTTCATCTAAAAAACTCACCAAGAATGAAGGGAGGAAACTGACTTATAAGATCACTGCAAAAATTCGAGCTTAGGGGGCTAAACATTTGTCATATGCTAGAAGATTAACATTGGTTACCTCTGTTCTACATACCATACACTCGTATTGGGCCACTATTTTCCTTATCCTATCTGGTATAATGAACAGAATTGACAACACATGTAGGAATTTTCTCTGGGGAGGGAAAGATTCTTATATGCGTGCTCCTGCAGTAGGATGGGAGTTCTGTTGTACCCCTAAGGCTGAGGGTGGCTTGGGTATCAAAAATGCAAAGAATTGGAACAAAGCACTTTTGGGAAAGTATGTCTGGTGGGTGGCATCAAAGAAGGATCATCTCTGGGTGCGATGGATCAACCATGTGTATCTGAGAGATATTCATTGGACCAACTACTTCCTTCCCACTGACTGTAGTTGGTCATGGAAAAAAAATCTCCCACATTATGTCCTTATTTAGGCCTGCTTACACTAATGACCAGTGGCTGGGAAAACCTTCTGAATATTTTATCAAAGAGGGATATGACTGGCTTGGAACCCCCAAGTCCACTGTTTTCTGGTGGAAAATATGTTGGAATACAATGAATGTACAAAGGACCTCCTTCGTCTATTGGGCAGTCATGCTAGGGAGGCTCCTCACTAGAGACAGGTTGGGTAGAATGGGTGGATCTCCTATTATGGACTGCTATTTATGTAATTCTGCAGATGAAAATCATGAACATTTATTTTTTGACTGTGAATTTAGTAGGAGGTGCTCTGAACTTCTGCAGCAGCAACTTCACATTAGGCTTAACCCAAGAGACTTGGTTGGCTGGAACAAAAGAGGGAGGAGATATAGCATCTTGAGTAGGATTACTTGTGCCTGCTATGTGATGACAGTGTACCTGATCTGGCAAGCACGTAACAGAGCTAGAGTATTACTTACAGTAACTCATCCTAGAATACTCGTCCAGCAGGCCATACAAGCTGTTCTTACCAGATTCTGGGCCAGAAACAATGTTGCAATCACTCGGGAGGAGGAGACTTGGATTAGAAATATTCAGAACACATAGCCACACATTGAATAGTTTAGAAATTATATGTTGGCACTTCTTTTGTATGAACATTAACTGAATGATGTAATTTTGTTGATATTAATATACTCaactttttccaaaaaaaaaaatagataggatacaatacaaataataataagcTAATAGTGGGGAGGGGATAACACGATACAAAAAAAATTCATCATTAGGTAACTGCAGGGAGGGGAAAGAATACAAAATTTCTCAGAAAAAAGAAAGATAGTAGGGATATACTATATATTAAAGTATATGGGAGCAAATTTCTATCTTTTAGTCAAATTAATTAATGGTTAATATTCCATTCAAACATGAACTCTCTAATACTTACGAAGTATTTCTTTATCTTTATCTTTTAGGGAGTAATTAATATTAAATTGATCTTAAAcatagtttttttattttttatggagtaattaatatttattttattttggataGTTTACAAAAACTGTAGCCAATAATATATCTCGAAAAGTTATATATattagatttaatgcccgtgcaatgcacggacCACTTTGTAAAGTCATTAGTAATATTTTATGATATTGTGGACCTGACTTATTTACAAATTGCAAATGCAGAAAGCCCATATACAAATTCAAGGTTCAAGAATTATGTTTTTCGTTATAAGTACTCTATAGTTTGGGTCTAGCTAATTCATTGATAGAAATCAAATGTTTTCCCTCATTCCAATGCGACCTACTCTTTGGTGGTATGAAGAACAATCCAAATTATATTATATCTTCATAATATTTTGAGTTTTATACCAAGTGTATTGTATTTTTAGCATTGATTGAATATAATTTAGTGTTAAATCCTGAGAACTTTATCTTGTAGGGTGCAACCCGATATAAATACTTACCTAAGTCGCACATAATGGAAACATAAAAAACACTCCTTTAAAAGTAAcaaaaattcttatttaagatggcattatccgtcttaaatttaagaTGGGTAAAGTATCATGTCATTTatgtatataaaataaatatattgcTGCTTTTCCCTATTCATCTTATACAAAGTATACACAAGTGTTATGTactataaaagaaaaaaaaaatgtcttaGGGGGAAGAGGGCAAGACATATGTAGTCTCACCCCATTTGTATGAAAAAAAAACCGACGCCTAACTCGTTCCACTACCCCCGATAAATGTTTACTTCTATAACACCAATAGGCCTTACTCGTTACACTACCccggatatatccgtcttaaggaTAAAACTATAAGAAGTAATTGTATTGGATGACTATTCACAAGGaaatacatatgtatatatagcTAGCCTATCACTAGAAACTAGGAAACTATCTTAACAATATGGCAAATACAAGATTGCAACCAACTAAGGATAGAAGGAGATAATTACAAAGATACGGAAGAATATTTACATATTCTTATACGCCCCTACAGTCGAAGCGGGAGGAGAGCGGATGTTGAGACTGGACCTAAAATCGTCAAATAGTACCTTACTTCGGAAGTCCCTTTGTGAAAACATCAGGATATTGGTAACGAGAGGGAACATGTCGGATAATGGCTTCGCCCAAGGCGACCTTTTCGCGTACAAAGTGAATGTCCATTTCGATGTGCTTAGTTCGTTGGTGGTTGACGGGATTCCCGGATAGATAAATCGCACTCACATTATCACAATAAACGATAGTTGCCTTTCGAATAGGGCGATTTAGCTCGAGCAATAGATTACGGACCCAACACGATTCAGCAACAATATTAGCAACGCCCCTATACT is a genomic window containing:
- the LOC141631119 gene encoding uncharacterized protein LOC141631119, which gives rise to MTGPIIQGDSKGSSGSGKKIDTILPSSPLYLHPSDSPALSLTQIKFDGDNYELWADAIRNGLDAKNKLAFVQGTVARPETLPGEEETLEAVAWRQCNAMVKAWLRNAIEIRLHSSITFSGTVPEIWKELKERFSAGNAPRVHQLKAELNECKQGKDQSVIDYYTRLKSIWDELGNYSKTPNCTCGAATFFTKEREEEKVHQFLMGLDMVKYGHIHSNLLMEDDVTSLSRAYALVLREERHKAVTKGKEEVIEAAMAVQTTVGNTGDEQEEVKPPRCTFCKKPWHTEDKCFVKHGYPSRGRGRGRRGGRGQGRGGGRGNDYQSANAASTSDGDGQRNDLTTE